Proteins encoded together in one Cryptococcus deuterogattii R265 chromosome 13, complete sequence window:
- a CDS encoding glycylpeptide N-tetradecanoyltransferase, with amino-acid sequence MSTLPNQSLPTEPQPGVEEVLDKFQKLGEEAAEEDANEDDADAAEDGDDGEDDDEQAEDGGGGEGSGDKKKKKKKKKKGKASKAVEKLKTIATGQAPQEVVDAVRGQMDSSDSMAATDEEIRRALKAADLMRILDGKMALGNKSGTKNLGEHKFWKTQPVPQITGSGAPAPIEEGPIDDPKTPADVRQEPGVLPAGFEWSTIDIHDEEQSKEVYVLLCENYVEDDDAMFRFNYSREFLLWALTAPGYLPDWHIGVRVQKTKKLVAFISGIKIDVRVRAKTFPAAEINFLCVHKKLRSKRLAPVLIKEVTRRVNLTNIWQAIYTAGVILPTPIGTCRYFHRNLNPPKLVDIGFSPLPRGSTIARLVQQYTVPSHPRIPGFREMKKEDVPQVGALLRRYLDRFDVAQAFKDDDEVEHWFLSGQGKEVGGRRIEQVVWAYVVEDPTTHRITDLISFYALPSTIMKHPKHNLLNAAYMFYYATDVVFSPSSSSAHSDADVNAGESSVAAVGTGGEDAKTKKKLETRLNALTADLLVIAKQAGFDVFNALTLLDNNMFLQEQKFGPGDGYLNYYLYNWNCASIDGGQHSTTAKQGSKIGVVML; translated from the exons ATGTCCACTCTACCCAACCAGTCCCTCCCGACAGAACCGCAGCCAGGAGTAGAGGAAGTCCTGGACAAGTTCCAGAAACTTGGTGAAGAGGctgcagaggaagatgccaatgaagatgatgccGATGCTGCTGAGGACggcgatgatggggaagacgacgatgaaCAAGCTGAGGATggtgggggaggggaaggttCTGGagacaaaaagaagaaaaagaagaagaagaagaagggaaaagccAGCAAAGCCGTCGAAAAACTCAA AACTATTGCAACAGGTCAAGCACCTCAGGAAGTCGTCGATGCTGTAAGAGGGCAAATGGATTCCTCTGATAGCATGGCCGCTACCGACG AGGAGATTCGACGTGCTTTGAAAGCGGCGGATTTGATGAGGATCCTTGACGGTAAAATGGCTTTGGGCAACAAGTCTGGGACGAAGAATCTTGGCGAGCACAAG TTCTGGAAGACCCAGCCCGTTCCTCAAATAACCGGCTCCGGTGCTCCCGCTCCTATTGAGGAAGGCCCTATCGACGATCCCAAGACCCCCGCAGACGTCAGACAAGAACCAGGGGTTTTACCGGCTGGGTTCGAATGGAGTACTATTGATATCCATGACGAGGAGCAA AGTAAAGAAGTTTACGTCCTGTTGTGCGAGAATTATGtagaggacgatgatgccATGTTCCGATTCAACTACTCTAGAGAATTCTTACTCTG GGCCCTTACTGCTCCGGGATACTTGCCTGATTGGCACATTGGTGTACGGGTacaaaagacgaagaagctcgTTGCTTTCATCTCTGGTATCAAGATTGACGTTCGCGTTCGCGCCAA GACATTCCCCGCGGCCGAGATTAACTTCCTTTGTGTCCACAAAAAACTCCGATCCAAACGTCTCGCTCCCGTATTAATCAAAGAAGTCACTCGAAGAGTCAATTTAACAAATATCTGGCAAGCCATCTACACCGCTGGTGTCATCCTCCCTACTCCCATTGGTACTTGTCG ATATTTCCACCGCAACCTCAATCCCCCCAAACTCGTCGACATCGGCTTCTCCCCCCTTCCTCGCGGAAGCACTATCGCTCGTCTTGTACAACAATACACCGTCCCTTCTCACCCCCGTATCCCCGGTTTTCgcgagatgaagaaggaagacgtGCCCCAGGTGGGGGCTCTGTTGAGGAGATATTTGGATAGGTTCGATGTGGCGCAAGCGTTCAAGGATGACGACGAGGTTGAGCATTGGTTTTTGAGTGGGcaggggaaggaggtgggagggaggaggatcgAGCAGGTCGTTTGGGCCTATGTTGTCGAA GATCCAACAACCCACCGCATCACCgacctcatctccttctaTGCCCTCCCTTCAACCATCATGAAACACCCCAAACACAACTTACTCAACGCCGCTTACATGTTCTATTATGCTACCGACGTGGTCTTCTCCccgtcatcctcttctgcccaCTCCGATGCCGATGTCAATGCTGGAGAAAGCTCAGTAGCGGCTGTGGGTACgggaggggaagatgcgaagacgaaaaagaagttgGAGACAAGGTTGAATGCGTTGACCGCGGATTTACTGGTCATCGCCAAACAG GCTGGTTTCGATGTCTTCAACGCACTGACGTTACTCGACAACAACATGTTCTTGCAAGAACAAAAG TTCGGACCAGGCGATGGCTATCTCAATT ATTACCTGTACAACTGGAACTGTGCCTCTATCGATGGCGGACAACATTCTACAACCGCCAAGCAAGGATCCAAGATTGGTGTTGTCATGCTCTAA
- a CDS encoding nucleoprotein TPR, with the protein MSEGGPHVDNPAQPEQSAQLPQQLAPQFATQEGETLPPTAPQTDITQAVPLPDDIRQQIEQEQALADAQKRVRELEEQVGKLSTEKEGVVGERDGAVAASNQLRTQLSNLKSSHHKTTSELSVLQTRLDSIEREKKELYEEAERLHQRSNKNIQELYALRSAKTDAAQKIAHLDVEVSELKMTTETAKFNEKRSIQALESARAEIISLSRAVSEVEERFGRYRAEAQSDQSKFRAENESLITRLSTLEQSHRSLQRAYNDQSSRLAEAHASIATLTSTAAANKAAVAVDVLAMEEANRLLERRLDEARSTVLEREAELENMASAHEEREKNWEAKVKKEEKMRKEVEKKMGELKKIADRLDMVEGRGGYISASAAVAGEMRKDGKSYTQLYTDFTIQESRLQAAEGEVERLTNLLDEISQELNEKKPILDEQAAEHARAIERANALASELASVISARDTLQNEVKSLQAASTHYTSEVSSLQSSVDDLSRQVKTLLRQIAINDDPSLASVAVDGDAEVGPTGDIITDHLVEFRSIRSLQEQNQRLLKITRSLMKKLDEREIARAEGEEEDEVTGRTLDEATEMIKKLHKDVLDAQKRVQDVTRERDLFSKLLARGEGLRWSVSASSGHPSVHGAQHGHGPLHEDTDTPSNQQLATLQADLDVFKEKAHGDLEEARKEIRKKMEEAAKADVERARAEAKVGLLEEQAKALTEASQQQKTEFAGLETQLRQLQAAVAQAHNEQRAALEQVAARQVESDRLRNEAAMLRAEKDQWKSVEVRLQSDFAQVQSERVKLQQLIDNLRNVANEAEKSRIEEREGLEKRIEEVQREATTLREQIEQARDAIREAEKKSQDFESRLEAATTSLRAEKEVASALAATRAEELAKVQADYEKAKTDSENRLRIGLNWKRRVDTLNEQIGNTAKAHLEAISEREKKVEEAEKKVKAAEEEVQTLKKKVEETEGTVQRLQIELANTQKSEGQAQGQAQADSTALSELQNEKNQLAEKLVQAEKELETLKATAAQEDKERDERYENNVARVNRVNAQMKARIDTLVQEKQTTQASVESLQAKISELEAKLTELESATNNTNAIAAASSDAALGPATEAAAVTRETKPSQEQINEAVNAAVAAREAELQSKFAKDLEEATTAAATAAAAAASTFAPQLTTAPAALAAPVIDTEATAKKAVELEATFENRVAEAVQTEKTALEEEIKQLKGQVEELKNKIKALERQVKTAEISRKTLERQKTEVEKKLGEATSAAAATAASAGSAGVTGEVKQVEELAQGAGAAKVTPTRGRGRGTATRGRGGATGRPNPVLSAVNATLAASTSPATAEASGTKRPLPEDGEIPTSENTQAAAAGSVSPAAGSGERGGRLLKRPRGAAATRGGRGGRGGAGSGAGGAGSAGGADETN; encoded by the exons ATGTCAGAGGGAGGACCACACGTGGATAACCCTGCTCAGCCAGAGCAATCTGCACAACTCCCACAGCAACTCGCTCCACAGTTTGCCACGCAAGAGGGCGAAACACTCCCGCCTACAGCTCCTCAAACAGACATTACTCAAGCTGTACCTCTTCCGGATGATATCCGACAACAAATTGAGCAAGAACAGGCTCTCGCGGATGCACagaagagagtgagagaGCTCGAGGAGCAAGTGGGGAAGCTGAGTacggagaaggagggggtggttggggagagagatggagcaG TTGCTGCATCAAATCAGCTCCGCACACAGCTTTCAAACCTGAAATCGTCCCATCACAAAACCACTTCCGAACTTTCAGTGTTGCAGACGCGTTTAGACTCGAtagaaagggaaaagaaggaattatatgaagaagccgaaagGCTGCATCAGCGATCAAACAAGAATATCC AGGAATTGTATGCTTTGAGATCGGCCAAGACGGATGCTGCCCAAAAGATTGCGCATCTCGATGTTGAGGTCTCCGAGTTGAAGATGACCACTGAGACTGCCAAG TTTAATGAAAAGAGGAGCATTCAGGCTCTGGAAAGCGCCCGTGCTGAGATTATCTCTCTGAGCAGAGCTGTTTctgaggttgaagagcgGTTTGGCAGATACCGCGCTGAGGCT CAATCTGATCAAAGTAAATTTCGAGCGGAGAATGAATCCCTCATCACCCGACTCAGTACTCTCGAACAATCCCATCGCTCTCTTCAGCGTGCATACAACGACCAATCTTCCCGTCTAGCCGAGGCTCACGCCTCCATTGCCACACTCACTTCCACTGCCGCTGCCAACAAGGCCGCTGTTGCCGTCGATGTGCTTGCaatggaagaagccaaCCGTCTTCTTGAACGCCGGCTGGATGAGGCGAGATCAACCGTGCTTGAAAGAGAAGCGGAGCTGGAGAACATGGCATCAGCccatgaagaaagagaaaagaactGGGAAGccaaggtgaagaaggaagagaaaatgaggaaggaggtggagaagaagatgggcgAGTTGAAGAAAATTGCGGATAGACTTGATATggtggagggaagaggagggtatATCAGTGCTTCAGCAGCGGTGGCaggagagatgagaaaggatgggaagagttATACACAGTTGTATACGGACTTTACGATTCAAGAAAGTAGATTGCAAGCGGCAGAaggggaggtggagaggttgaCAAATTTGCTGGATGAAATTAGCCAAGAGCTCAACGAAAAA AAACCCATTCTCGACGAACAAGCAGCCGAACATGCTCGCGCCATCGAACGCGCCAATGCCCTTGCCTCTGAACTCGCCTCTGTCATCTCCGCGCGAGACACTCTCCAAAATGAAGTAAAATCTCTTCAAGCAGCATCTACCCACTATACCTCTGAAgtctcttcccttcaaTCTTCGGTCGACGACCTCTCCCGACAAGTCAAAACACTTCTCCGTCAAATCGCCATCAACGACGACCCATCACTTGCCTCTGTCGCCGTGGACGGTGATGCCGAAGTGGGTCCGACAGGTGATATCATCACCGATCATCTTGTCGAATTCCGCTCTATCCGCTCGCTGCAAGAGCAGAATCAACGCCTCTTGAAGATTACGAGAAGTCTGATGAAAAAGCTTGATGAGCGGGAGATTGCGAGGGcagagggggaagaggaagatgaggtgaCAGGTAGGACGCTGGATGAGGCGACGGAAATGATAAAGAAGCTTCATAAGGATGTGTTGGATGCCCAGAAGAGGGTGCAGGACGTTACGAGGGAGAGGGACTTGTTCTCCAAATTGCTCGCAAGGGGCGAAGGTCTTCGATGGTCTGtctctgcctcttctggTCATCCCAGCGTCCACGGTGCCCAACACGGACACGGACCTTTGCATGAAGATACCGATACGCCATCAAACCAGCAACTAGCCACGCTCCAAGCAGATTTGGATGTTTTCAAAGAAAAGGCTCATGGAGATTTGGAGGAagcgaggaaggagattaggaagaagatggaggaagcgGCGAAGGCTGATGTGGAGAGGGCTAGGGCAGAGGCCAAGGTCGGGTTGCTTGAAG AACAAGCCAAGGCGCTTACCGAAGCGAGTCAACAGCAAAAGACAGAGTTTGCGGGGCTTGAGACGCAGTTGAGGCAGTTGCAGGCTGCTGTTGCCCAGGCTCATAATGAGCAGCGAGCG GCACTTGAGCAAGTTGCGGCTCGACAAGTGGAATCTGACAGGTTGAGGAATGAAGCTGCTATGCTCCGTGCCGAGAAGGATCAATGGAAG AGCGTCGAGGTTCGTCTGCAATCCGACTTTGCTCAAGTGCAGAGTGAACGCGTCAAGCTTCAGCAATTGATTGACAACCTCAGAAATGTTGCAAATGAAGCTGAGAAGAGTAGGattgaggagagggaagggttAGAGAAGCGAATCGAGGAGGTACAGCGTGAAGC GACGACTCTTCGCGAGCAAATTGAACAAGCTCGAGATGCTATCCGCGAAGCCGAAAAAAAGTCTCAAGATTTCGAATCCCGCCTCGAAGCTGCCACCACGTCTCTTCGCGCCGAAAAGGAGGTGGCCTCTGCCCTCGCTGCCACCCGCGCTGAAGAGCTCGCCAAAGTTCAGGCGGACTATGAGAAAGCGAAGACAGACTCTGAGAATAGGCTTCGTATAGGGCTCAACTGGAAGCGCCGTGTGGATACTCTGAACGAGCAGATTGGGAATACTGCCAAGGCTCATTTGGAGGCGATTAGcgaaagggaaaagaaggtggaagaagcagagaagaaggtgaaggcggcagaggaggaagtgcagacgctgaagaagaaggtggaggagacgGAGGGAACTGTGCAGAGGTTGCAGATTGAATTGGCGAACACCCAGAAGTCGGAGGGACAGGCACAGGGTCAAGCTCAGGCTGATAGCACCGCCTTG AGCGAGCTCCAAAATGAGAAAAATCAACTTGCCGAAAAACTCGTCCAAGCCGAAAAGGAACTCGAAACCCTTAAGGCCACCGCCGCTcaagaagacaaggaaCGAGATGAACGCTACGAGAATAATGTCGCTCGAGTGAACCGCGTGAACGCGCagatgaaggcgaggaTAGACACACTCGTCCAGGAGAAACAGACGACCCAAGCGAGTGTCGAGAGTCTACAAGCGAAGATTTCTGAATTGGAAGCGAAGCTTACTGAGCTCGAGTCTGCAACGAATAATACCAACGCCATTGCCGCGGCATCCTCTGATGCTGCTCTTGGTCCTGCTACCGAAGCCGCGGCTGTTACCAGGGAGACAAAGCCTTCTCAAGAGCAGATCAATGAAGCTGTCAATGCTGCAGTCGCTGCGCGAGAGGCGGAGCTTCAGTCCAAATTCGCCAAGGATCTCGAAGAAGCCAccactgctgctgctaccgccgccgctgctgccgcctccacctttgCACCCCAACTTACGACTGCTCCTGCTGCACTTGCTGCACCTGTTATTGACACCGAAGCTACCGCCAAGAAGGCTGTCGAGCTCGAAGCGACTTTCGAAAACCGTGTCGCCGAGGCTGTCCAAACCGAAAAGACcgctttggaagaggagatcaAGCAGCTCAAGGGGCAGGTTGAGGAACTCAAGAACAAGATCAAGGCGCTAGAGAGGCAGGTAAAGACGGCAGAGATTTCGAGAAAGACTTTGGAGCGACAGAAGACcgaagtggagaagaagctgggAGAGGCTACGTCGGCTGCTGCGGCGACCGCTGCGAGTGCGGGATCTGCAGGAGTTACGGGGGAAGTGAAGCAAGTAGAGGAATTGGCTCAAGGTGCGGGGGCAGCTAAAGTTACACCAACGAGGGGCCGAGGGAGAGGAACAGCGACCAGGGGACGAGGCGGAGCGACGGGAAGACCGAACCCTGTATTGAGTG CCGTCAACGCTACTCTTGCCGCCTCTACATCCCCAGCTACGGCCGAAGCCAGTGGCACAAAGCGTCCTTTACCAGAAGACGGAGAGATTCCTACCAGCGAAAACACAcaagctgctgccgccgGGAGCGTTTCACCTGCGGCAGGTTCcggagagaggggagggaggttATTAAAGCGACCAAGAGGTGCGGCTGCCACAAGGGGAGGGcgtggaggacgaggaggagcgggCAGCGGTGCTGGAGGTGCTGGGAGTGCTGGAGGTGCTGATGAGACGAACTGA
- a CDS encoding serum response factor — protein sequence MEGPYSPRIRTPHMNHLHPSHPAHRSHSPRTVSITMEDYIADDNDRGDGLDMGEMGMGSGFGEGDFGEGIGIDMDFAASALTPTLSQHSLSRPPTSHSLADAPSSGGLNTSTLSSSGGMSGTMPSMGYSAQQPQHRHPQAQQQHQHHAHQSQPQQHPHQPHSHPQSNQQNHLHAHHQAYSQPHTHSHTDHVQSMNPNSGMDMFQSETGLEDEEDEEDSRAKRRRPDTSQPFSASRAPSHSYSHSHSHDLDAENDNDNDPDASDKDEPQRRKIKIEYIPDKSRRHITFSKRKAGIMKKAYELSILTGTQVLLLVVSETGLVYTFTTNKLQPLVQKSEGKNLIQACLNAPDGFGPDGEPVGPMSATKSKNGGLAIRPHKLPAGASAAMAKSQALSAEQNAAQTQAHAQAQAQAAHAQAQAQAQAQAQVQAQVQMQVSAAAQAQANAQVQAHAAAQAAQALRQQAQRQSHLQNQNSPPNLNQAELSRREQQLKSLSALGISATPPTTLSTLPPSSNSISSIASLPGSGSMGSVTQASSMASSGKGGMGRTPTPTQLYTPTMGHGSLAQGISTPATPRANNNMAANSNKNNPANASHSVSVSSPVNRPKKRLPSRRRQASTSSAIGEMGIKMEKGMDVPPVPALPAEFVGSGERNGSSPDLSGPSTGKGLNGKGKAQGLGIGIGVDSPRIASSSSATSPRLGSGAGVMSGTIAQRRAEASAARLERTGGEIDSDMGAQHGQHSHQHQQQQYHHQQHSPLSPIPVSTFHYPPEYRHPASHGHSYARTLHHYPHAEHGHLQPQAVSATHAQAQTHVENAYYYDTRSPNSQSLTAAGLGDMRHINDMNDMGEMGDLRDMREMRDIRSMGDMGDMGDMGNLGGISDMGDMGHLREMDGMDMEIGMFGSGEERVGREGERLMGIGM from the exons ATGGAGGGTCCCTATTCACCTCGCATCCGTACCCCTCATATgaatcatcttcacccttctcatcctGCCCACCGCTCACATTCGCCGAGAACGGTATCGATAACGATGGAGGATTACATTGCGGACGATAATGATAGAGGAGATGGATTGGATATGGGTGAAATGGGCATGGGAAGTGGttttggagagggagattttggagaaggaatagGGATTGATATGGATTTTGCTG CGTCCGCTCTTACTCCCACTTTATCGCAGCACTCACTCTCCCGCCCTCCGACAAGTCACAGTCTCGCCGATGCTCCTTCGAGCGGTGGTCTCAATACTTCCACTTTATCCTCCAGTGGCGGGATGAGTGGTACTATGCCATCGATGGGATATAGCGCTCAGCAACCTCAGCATCGGCATCCTCAGGCCCAGCAACAACATCAGCACCACGCTCATCAGTCTCAGCCACAACAGCATCCTCACCAACCTCATTCCCACCCACAATCAAATCAACAAAACCACCTACATGCGCACCATCAGGCATATTCTCAGCCACATACTCACAGCCATACTGATCATGTGCAGTCCATGAATCCAAATAGTGGGATGGACATGTTCCAGTCAGAGACGGGTttagaagatgaagaggatgaagaag ATAGTCGAGCCAAACGTCGCCGCCCAGACACTTCCCAGCCCTTTAGCGCATCTCGCGCACCTTCTCATTCTTACTCTCATTCCCACTCTCACGACCTCGATGCCGAAAACGATAATGATAACGACCCCGACGCCTCCGACAAGGACGAACCCCAACGCCGTAAGATTAAGATTGAATATATACCTGATAAGTCCCGTCGGCATATCACGTTTTCGAAGCGGAAGGCGGGTATTATGAAGAAGGCGTATGAGCTGTCGATTTTGACAGGAACGCAAGtgttgttgctggtggTATCCGAGACTGGACTAGTGTACACATTCACGACGAACAAGTTACAGCCTTTGGTGCAAAAGTCTGAAGGCAAGAATCTTATCCAA GCATGTCTCAACGCTCCTGACGGTTTCGGTCCCGATGGCGAACCTGTCGGACCGATGTCCGCTACAAAATCGAAGAACGGCGGCTTGGCGATACGACCACACAAGTTGCCAGCTGGAGCAAGCGCCGCAATGGCGAAGAGTCAGGCCTTGTCGGCCGAACAGAATGCCGCTCAGACTCAAGCCCATGCCCAAGCACAGGCTCAGGCGGCACATGCCCAGGCTCAGGCCCAAGCGCAGGCCCAAGCACAAGTTCAGGCGCAGGTGCAAATGCAGGTGTCAGCGGCAGCGCAGGCTCAGGCAAATGCGCAAGTTCAAGCTCATGCGGCGGCTCAAGCAGCTCAAGCCCTAAGGCAACAAGCTCAGAGACAATCCCACTTGCAGAATCAGAATTCTCCCCCCAATCTGAACCAAGCTGAGCTTAGTCGTCGAGAACAACAATTGAAATCACTTTCTGCGCTCGGTATATCTGCGACACCCCCTACGACTTTGtctactcttcctccatcttcgaATTCAATATCGTCGATAGCTTCTTTACCTGGGTCGGGCTCAATGGGTTCTGTAACGCAAGCCTCGTCCATGGCTTCGTCCGGGAAAGGAGGTATGGGGAGGACACCGACGCCTACCCAACTATATACGCCTACAATGGGACATGGGTCCCTCGCTCAAGGTATTTCGACGCCTGCCACACCTCGTGCCAACAACAATATGGCTGCAAACTCTAACAAAAACAATCCAGCCAATGCCAGTCACTCGGTATCCGTATCATCCCCCGTTAATCGACCAAAGAAACGTCTCCCTTCCCGTCGACGACAagcttcaacctcttcagcaATTGGCGAGATGGGCataaagatggagaaaggaatggatgtGCCGCCTGTACCGGCTTTACCTGCTGAGTTTGTAGGATCCGGCGAGCGGAATGGGTCTTCACCAGATCTTAGCGGACCATCTACGGGTAAAGGACTCAAcggaaaagggaaagcaCAGGGTTTGGGTATAGGTATAGGAGTAGACTCCCCTAGGATTGCGAGCTCTTCCAGTGCAACGAGCCCAAGGCTAGGGTCAGGGGCAGGAGTGATGAGCGGCACAATTGCACAGAGAAGGGCGGAAGCGTCGGCGGCAAGGCTAGAGAGGACGGGTGGAGAGATTGATTCAGATATGGGCGCTCAGCATGGTCAGCATagtcatcaacatcaacaacaacagtaTCATCACCAGCAACATTCGCCTTTATCCCCTATCCCAGTCTCGACATTCCATTATCCCCCTGAATACCGCCATCCCGCTTCTCATGGGCATAGTTACGCCCGCACTCTTCACCATTATCCTCATGCTGAGCACGgccatcttcaacctcagGCCGTCTCTGCCACCCATGCACAAGCTCAGACACACGTGGAGAATGCTTATTACTACGATACTCGTTCACCAAATTCGCAATCGCTCACTGCGGCTGGTTTGGGTGATATGCGCCACATAAATGACATGAACGATATGGGGGAGATGGGTGATTTGCGAGACATGAGGGAGATGCGAGATATTCGCAGTATGGGAGACATGGGGGATATGGGCGACATGGGTAATTTGGGCGGTATAAGCGACATGGGCGATATGGGCCATTTACGcgagatggatgggatggatatGGAGATAGGAATGTTTGGCTCGGGGGAAGAAAGGGtaggaagggaaggagagaggtTGATGGGCATTGGAATGTAA
- a CDS encoding avenacinase has translation MSLEEKLNVTQQYDQARVGQVDRLGYTGLFYADGSAGVRGWPFASSFPEGLNAAASFDRDLVYRRASAIGAEARTKGINVQFGPGLNLLRSPQGGRGFEYSGTDPYLAGQMAAEHVKGQNVMATMRHYIGNEQEAGRQITSSNIDGRTAHELYLWPFQDAVNAGVVSTMCSYNGLDGIPACSNPKSLGKWLHEELNYQGWVLSDYGAIYHGYEVDSANAGCDSVIGFTVDRGTGNSTGAYPFGPNSMLSEALANGTVSEARLDDMAIRIISAWYKVGQDQNYPPLEREKNALSDDHNALAREIAAKSIVLLKNINNTLPLRNVSYLYVFGQSASVDLYGFPAPLDFSFASGNDQGTFASGQGSSYSNLPYLITPFEALQQRARIDHSQVFSYLDNFNHTNQAIYAEAANALDSPCLVDVRHQCSEGYDRANLTASSEGDETILAVASACAKTIVIYSACGPFNATRWANHENVTAVLNAGGGGQEAGNGLVDVLYGDVNPSARLPYTVAQELIDYPYLVDIAEDSELSAEYHQLNYIEGLLIDYRWFDKYNLTPIYEFGYGLSYTTFKYSNLQVLPSTANLEAVHPPNSSSLYDCLALVQVDIRNDGELAGTEIPQLYLGSPAEDAPNKVLRGFEAVPLGVGETSTLSFNLSRRDLSSWDTATDQWRIPSGSFEVYVGASSRDIRLSGDMTFTLH, from the exons ATGAGCCTCGAAGAGAAACTCAATGTCACTCAGCAATATGACCAGGCCCGGGTCGGCCAAGTGGACCGGCTGGGTTATACAGGTCTTTTCTACGCCGATGGTTCCGCTGGCGTTCGAGGTTGGCCATTTGCCTCCAGTTTCCCTGAAGGTTTGAATG CGGCCGCAAGTTTTGACCGTGATTTGGTTTACCGGAGGGCGTCAGCGATCGGCGCAGAAGCAAGAACGAAGGGAATCAACGTTCAGTTCGGACCAGGTTTGAACTTGCTGAGGTCGCCACAGGGAGGTCGTGGGTTTGAAT ACTCTGGAACCGACCCGTATCTTGCTGGTCAGATGGCCGCGGAACATGTCAAAGGGCAA AATGTTATGGCCACTATGCGCCATTATATTGGTAACGAGCAAGAAGCGGGAAGGCAAATCACCAGTTCCAACATAGATGGTCG AACGGCTCATGAACTGTATTTGTGGCCCTTCCAGGATGCTGTCAATGCCGGAGTCGTGTCAACCATGTGCTCCTACAACGGCTTGGATGGTATTCCTGCCTGTTCTAACCCCAAATCCCTTGGGAAATGGTTACACGAAGAATTGAACTACCAAGGCTGGGTCCTTTCCGATTATGGGGCCATCTACCACGGATACGAAGTGGATTCCGCCAATGCGGGCTGTGATTCTGTTATTGGGTTTACAGTGGACCGTGGAACGGGGAATTCCACAGGGGCTT ACCCGTTTGGCCCCAACAGCATGCTTTCCGAAGCTCTGGCTAATGGTACAGTGTCGGAAGCGCGTCTTGATGACATGGCGATCAGAATCATCTCTGCATGGTACAAGGTCGGCCAGGATCAGAATTATCCCCCCCttgaaagggagaagaatgcaTTGAGCGACGACCATAACGCACTGGCCCGGGAAATTGCTGCCAAATCCATCGTCCTCCTGAAGAACATAAACAATACGTTGCCATTAAGGAATGTATCTTA TCTATATGTCTTTGGGCAATCAGCTT CGGTTGATTTATACGGCTTTCCCGCACCCTTGGatttctctttcgcctCTGGGAATGACCAAGGAACTTTCGCTAGCGGTCAAGGATCCTCTTACTCTAATCTACCATATCTTATCACGCCATTTGAAGCTTTGCAGCAGAGAGCTCGCATAGATCATAGCCAAGTTTTCTCATACCTCGACAATTTTAATCATACCAATCAAGCAATCTACGCGGAGGCGGCAAATGCGCTGGATTCCCCTTGTCTCGTCGATGTCCGACACCAATGTTCCGAGGGTTATGATCGGGCCAATTTGACGGCTAGCAGCGAAGGTGATGAGACTATTTTGGCTGTCGCCTCTGCTTGCGCGAAGACTATCGTCATTTATAGTGCCTGTGGACCGTTCAATGCAACCAGGTGGGCCAATCACGAGAATGTAACTGCGGTATTGAACGCGGGAGGTGGTGGCCAGGAAGCAGGTAATGGTTTGGTGGACGTTCTTTATGGAGACGTCAACCCATCCGCCCGACTTCCTTATACGGTCGCTCAAGAG CTGATCGACTACCCATATCTGGTGGATATCGCAGAAGACAGCGAGCTTTCTGCTGAATACCAT CAACTCAATTATATTGAAGGTCTTCTGATTGACTACCGCTGGTTCGACAAATACAACCTGACTCCCATCTACGAGTTTGGTTACG GTCTCTCGTACACTACATTCAAGTACTCCAACCTTCAAGTTCTGCCGTCCACTGCAAATCTTGAAGCAGTACACCCTCCAAATTCCAGTTCACTTTACGACTGTCTCGCTTTGGTGCAAGTAGACATCAGAAACGACGGAGAGCTTGCAGGAACGGAAATTCCTCAGCTTTACCTCGGCTCACCTGCCGAAGACGCTCCAAACAAAGTTCTACGTGGATTTGAAGCTGTCCCCCTCGGGGTAGGCGAGACTAGTACTTTGTCTTTTAATCTAAGTCGTCGAGATTTGAG CTCTTGGGACACTGCTACTGATCAGTGGAGGATTCCTTCTGGCAGTTTTGAGGTCTATGTTGGCGCTTCAAGCAGAGATATCAGACTAAGTGGCGATATGACCTTTACTCTTCACTAG